Proteins from a single region of Candidatus Amarolinea dominans:
- the glgX gene encoding glycogen debranching protein GlgX: MDRVDAYPTHEHQGFKLRTGKPFPFGATFVPGGVNFSVFSSHATDCTLVLFEKGAAQPLAEIPFPDEFRIGNVYAMIVFGLDYEKIEYGYRMEGPFDPPNGHWFDKSKILLDPYARAIGGRDVWGTPPNWDDIYRYRGRLVFDDFDWDNDRPVEIPTENLVIYEMHVRGFTRHPSSGVKFPGTFAGIRQKIPYLKELGVNCVELLPIYEFDEFEGSSPDPKTGELRVGNYWGYSTVGFFAPKSAYAATGKMGMQVDEFKALVKEFHRHGIEVMLDVVFNHTAEGNEHGPSISFRGIDNKTYYMLTPEGYYFNFTGTGNTLNCNNPVVRNMVLDCLRYWAAEYHIDGFRFDLAAVLGRAPSGAPLSNPPLLETLAYDPILAKCKLIAEAWDAGGLYQVGSFPAYGRWAEWNGKFRDDVRKFVKGEAGLVGAISQRVQGSPDLYLTRGATASINFIIAHDGFTLNDLVSYNEKHNWANGEENRDGANDNDSWNCGAEGQTDDEGINSLRRRQMKNFAAILMLSQGVPMILMGDEVARTQDGNNNTYRQDNETNWFDWNLVQQNSAQLRFFSQLIAFRHAHPILRNRWHLRNQDYLGTGYADISWHGTQAWNADWSDNNRTLAFMLNGRYAHGGQTADDFIYMALNMHWDAHHFELPRLPEGMQWYVFANTGVESPADVWEPGHEPRLDDQAGFLVGSRSVVIIVGR; encoded by the coding sequence ATGGACCGAGTTGATGCATACCCCACCCACGAACACCAGGGTTTCAAGCTGCGCACCGGCAAACCCTTCCCCTTTGGGGCCACGTTTGTGCCCGGCGGAGTCAATTTCTCCGTTTTTTCCAGCCATGCCACCGATTGCACCCTGGTGCTGTTCGAAAAAGGCGCTGCCCAGCCGCTGGCTGAAATCCCCTTTCCTGATGAGTTCCGCATTGGCAACGTCTATGCGATGATCGTGTTTGGCCTTGACTACGAGAAGATCGAGTATGGCTACCGCATGGAGGGGCCGTTCGATCCACCAAACGGACACTGGTTCGACAAGTCCAAGATTCTGCTCGATCCCTACGCCAGGGCGATCGGTGGTCGCGATGTGTGGGGCACGCCCCCCAACTGGGACGACATCTACCGCTATCGGGGACGCCTGGTTTTTGACGACTTCGACTGGGACAACGACCGCCCGGTTGAGATTCCCACCGAAAACCTGGTGATCTACGAGATGCACGTGCGCGGATTCACCCGCCATCCCTCGTCCGGGGTGAAATTTCCTGGCACTTTTGCCGGCATCCGCCAGAAAATCCCCTATCTCAAGGAACTGGGCGTGAACTGCGTCGAACTCCTGCCCATCTACGAGTTCGACGAGTTCGAAGGCAGCAGTCCGGATCCAAAGACCGGCGAACTGCGCGTGGGGAACTACTGGGGCTACAGCACCGTGGGCTTCTTTGCGCCCAAATCAGCCTATGCCGCCACCGGCAAGATGGGCATGCAGGTTGATGAGTTCAAGGCGCTGGTCAAAGAGTTCCATCGCCATGGCATCGAAGTGATGCTGGACGTGGTTTTCAATCACACGGCCGAGGGCAACGAACATGGGCCTTCCATTTCGTTCCGCGGGATTGACAACAAAACCTATTACATGCTCACGCCCGAAGGCTATTACTTCAACTTTACGGGCACCGGCAACACCCTCAACTGCAACAATCCGGTCGTGCGCAACATGGTGTTGGACTGCCTGCGCTACTGGGCGGCCGAGTATCACATTGACGGCTTCCGTTTCGATCTGGCCGCGGTGTTGGGACGCGCTCCCTCGGGCGCGCCGTTGTCCAACCCGCCGCTCCTGGAAACCCTGGCCTATGATCCCATCCTGGCGAAATGCAAGCTGATCGCCGAGGCCTGGGATGCTGGCGGTCTCTACCAGGTTGGCTCGTTTCCTGCCTACGGCCGCTGGGCCGAATGGAACGGCAAGTTTCGCGACGATGTGCGCAAGTTTGTCAAAGGCGAGGCGGGACTGGTCGGCGCCATTTCCCAGCGCGTGCAAGGCTCGCCTGACCTCTATCTCACCCGCGGCGCCACGGCCTCGATCAACTTCATCATCGCGCACGACGGTTTTACCCTGAACGACCTGGTGTCCTACAATGAGAAGCACAACTGGGCCAACGGCGAAGAGAATCGAGATGGGGCCAACGACAATGACAGTTGGAACTGCGGAGCAGAGGGTCAGACCGACGACGAGGGGATCAACAGCCTGCGTCGTCGCCAGATGAAGAACTTTGCGGCCATCCTGATGTTGAGCCAGGGTGTGCCCATGATCCTGATGGGCGATGAAGTGGCCCGTACCCAGGATGGCAACAACAACACCTATCGCCAGGACAATGAAACCAACTGGTTCGATTGGAACCTGGTGCAACAGAACAGCGCCCAGCTGCGTTTCTTCAGTCAGCTCATTGCGTTCCGGCATGCGCATCCCATCCTGCGTAACCGCTGGCATCTGCGTAACCAGGACTACCTGGGCACCGGTTATGCCGACATCAGCTGGCATGGCACGCAGGCCTGGAATGCGGATTGGTCAGACAACAATCGCACCCTGGCTTTCATGTTGAACGGCCGCTATGCGCATGGGGGCCAGACGGCGGATGACTTTATCTACATGGCATTGAACATGCACTGGGACGCTCATCATTTTGAGCTGCCCCGGCTGCCCGAAGGCATGCAGTGGTATGTGTTTGCCAACACCGGCGTTGAGTCGCCGGCCGATGTGTGGGAGCCAGGCCACGAGCCGCGGCTGGATGACCAGGCTGGTTTCCTGGTGGGATCACGCTCGGTGGTGATCATCGTTGGGCGCTGA
- a CDS encoding AGE family epimerase/isomerase yields MDKLKFTFSDTIAGYVTQYDRSLDTYSVRTSGGVTYDIKLKSNTYALLTRNLGDPYQDCTGQMRDMLVAERHVFTYGIFYPQGDGYIFEAQFLVFPGRRAGEFVFERQDWWVQQIGELGKFYARAQFGDAPVDYKDYRTNITLTGEKASDRYRQETDTISRLVYGFATAYMLTGNDRFLEGAERGTEYLRDHMRFYDRDENIVYWYHGIDVEGRREKKVFASEFGDDLDAIPAYEQIYALAGPIQTYRVSGDPRILRDAELTVDLFDRFFLDREKGGYFSHLDPITLDARSEALGPNRGKKNWNSVGDHAPAYLINLWLATGEERYGKMLEYTFDTITAHFQDYEHSPFVQEKFHEDWSHDSTHMWQQNRGVVGHNLKIAWNLLRMFGAQPKPEYEAFARKIGAIMPSVGGDQQRGGWYDVMERNPAPGESLHHFAFHDRKAWWQQEQGILAYLILHGVLGDEEYLRLARESSAFYNAFFLDHDDGAVYFNVMASGVPYLMGTERLKGSHSMSGYHSFELCYLAQVYTNLLITKQPLTLYFKPLPGGFKDNILRVSPDILPANSITISEVWIDDEPYSNFDAQGLTVKLPESKERLRVRVTVQPTK; encoded by the coding sequence ATGGATAAGTTGAAGTTTACCTTCTCGGACACTATTGCCGGCTACGTTACCCAGTACGATCGGTCACTGGACACCTACTCGGTGCGCACCAGTGGCGGCGTCACCTATGACATCAAGCTAAAAAGCAACACCTACGCCTTACTCACCCGCAACCTGGGCGATCCCTACCAGGATTGCACAGGGCAGATGCGCGACATGCTGGTGGCCGAGCGTCATGTTTTTACCTACGGCATCTTTTATCCGCAGGGCGATGGCTACATCTTCGAGGCGCAGTTTCTGGTGTTCCCCGGCCGTCGGGCGGGCGAATTCGTTTTCGAGCGCCAGGACTGGTGGGTGCAGCAGATTGGGGAGTTGGGCAAGTTCTACGCCCGCGCTCAGTTTGGCGATGCACCGGTTGACTACAAGGACTACCGCACGAACATCACCCTGACCGGCGAGAAGGCGTCTGACCGCTATCGCCAGGAAACGGACACCATCTCCCGCCTCGTCTACGGTTTTGCCACGGCGTACATGCTCACCGGTAATGATCGCTTCCTGGAGGGCGCCGAGCGCGGCACTGAATACCTGCGCGACCACATGCGCTTCTACGACCGCGATGAGAACATCGTCTACTGGTATCACGGCATTGATGTCGAGGGACGCCGCGAGAAGAAGGTGTTTGCCTCTGAATTCGGCGATGACCTCGATGCCATCCCCGCCTACGAGCAAATCTACGCCCTGGCCGGCCCCATCCAGACCTACCGCGTGTCGGGTGATCCGCGCATTTTGCGCGATGCGGAGCTGACCGTTGACCTGTTCGATCGCTTCTTCCTGGATCGTGAGAAGGGCGGCTATTTCTCCCATCTTGATCCGATCACGCTGGACGCGCGCAGCGAGGCGCTCGGTCCCAACCGGGGAAAGAAGAACTGGAATTCGGTGGGCGATCATGCGCCGGCCTATCTGATCAATCTGTGGCTGGCGACGGGCGAAGAGCGCTATGGCAAGATGCTCGAATACACCTTCGACACCATCACCGCTCACTTCCAGGACTACGAGCACAGCCCCTTTGTGCAGGAGAAGTTCCACGAAGACTGGTCGCACGATTCCACGCACATGTGGCAGCAAAACCGCGGCGTGGTGGGCCACAATCTCAAGATCGCCTGGAATCTGCTGCGCATGTTTGGCGCGCAGCCCAAGCCAGAGTACGAGGCCTTTGCCCGCAAAATTGGCGCCATCATGCCCTCCGTCGGCGGCGATCAGCAGCGCGGCGGCTGGTATGACGTGATGGAGCGTAACCCCGCACCTGGCGAAAGCCTGCACCACTTTGCTTTCCATGATCGCAAGGCGTGGTGGCAGCAGGAGCAAGGCATCCTGGCCTACCTGATTCTGCACGGTGTGCTCGGCGACGAGGAGTACCTGCGCCTTGCGCGTGAATCATCGGCCTTCTACAACGCCTTCTTCCTTGACCACGACGATGGCGCGGTCTATTTCAATGTGATGGCCAGCGGTGTGCCTTACCTGATGGGCACCGAGCGCCTCAAAGGCAGCCATTCGATGAGCGGGTATCACTCCTTCGAGCTGTGCTACCTGGCCCAGGTCTACACCAACCTGCTGATCACCAAGCAGCCGCTGACGCTGTACTTCAAGCCGCTGCCCGGTGGGTTCAAGGACAACATTCTGCGCGTTTCGCCCGACATCCTGCCCGCCAACAGCATCACCATCAGCGAAGTGTGGATTGATGACGAGCCTTACAGCAATTTCGATGCCCAGGGGCTGACCGTCAAGCTGCCAGAATCGAAGGAGCGCCTGCGCGTGCGCGTCACGGTGCAGCCAACCAAGTAA
- a CDS encoding STAS domain-containing protein has product MAFTVSSSMNNGIAQVTLVGELDGGVAGQFKTAVEEAAAWNPRRLVLLLQDLTYMSSAGLRVLVFARQKMGSHVDLYLVAPQESVQETIEMTGFDQSCIIIDTYDPVVIETF; this is encoded by the coding sequence ATGGCTTTTACAGTTTCAAGTAGCATGAACAACGGTATTGCCCAGGTCACCCTGGTGGGTGAGCTTGATGGCGGCGTGGCGGGTCAGTTCAAAACCGCGGTCGAAGAAGCAGCCGCCTGGAACCCGCGGCGCCTGGTCCTGCTCTTGCAGGATTTGACGTACATGTCCAGCGCGGGCCTACGGGTTCTGGTGTTTGCCCGCCAGAAGATGGGGTCACACGTTGATCTCTACCTGGTGGCGCCCCAGGAGTCGGTCCAGGAGACCATCGAAATGACTGGTTTCGATCAGAGCTGCATTATCATTGACACTTACGATCCAGTCGTGATCGAGACCTTCTAG
- a CDS encoding ATP-binding protein, with product MQPLKVPGTLASLKLIRDYVTEACVLASLDKRVGYRLRLGVDEIATNIINYGYDGSQISGDIEVSAHVNDESLTIILEDTAVPFDPLLHPTPDNLDAPLEYRGIGGLGVYLAIQGTDQFLYERIDNRNRNIFVVKRSDPTPPVTTAPVP from the coding sequence ATGCAGCCTTTGAAGGTACCGGGTACCCTCGCTTCCCTGAAGCTGATTCGAGATTATGTGACCGAAGCATGCGTGCTGGCCAGCCTGGACAAACGTGTTGGCTACCGGTTGCGCCTGGGTGTAGACGAAATTGCGACGAATATCATCAACTACGGCTATGATGGCTCCCAAATCTCAGGCGACATCGAAGTCAGCGCCCATGTGAATGACGAGTCGCTCACCATCATCCTGGAAGATACGGCGGTGCCCTTCGATCCGTTGTTGCACCCAACGCCAGACAACCTGGATGCACCGTTGGAATACCGCGGCATCGGCGGTCTCGGCGTCTACCTGGCCATCCAGGGCACCGACCAATTTCTCTATGAGCGCATTGATAATCGCAACCGCAACATTTTCGTGGTCAAACGTTCCGATCCGACGCCGCCGGTCACGACGGCGCCTGTGCCATAA
- a CDS encoding DUF1211 domain-containing protein, protein MTEPQMSHAEHDVKRKHAKGHHSAPGNERIGSFSDGVFSIAITLLVLEVKVPDDITGGLITALPVILPKLLAHVISFAVLGIYWVGHHNMFLHIRRHDRWLLWMNILFLLFVASMPFAAALIIHYPDDQLALIFYALMLIGAGLALNLTWRYATKQRRLVPAELDADLIAFVNRRQLMAPMVYVIAVLVSFLNLNVAKLLFILVPLLYIVPSPLDQFHHKQLADTE, encoded by the coding sequence ATGACAGAACCACAGATGAGTCACGCAGAGCACGACGTGAAGCGCAAACACGCGAAGGGACATCACAGTGCGCCCGGAAATGAGCGCATTGGATCTTTCAGCGATGGCGTCTTCTCGATCGCCATCACGCTGCTCGTGCTCGAAGTAAAAGTGCCAGACGACATTACCGGCGGCCTGATCACGGCCTTGCCAGTGATATTGCCGAAACTCCTGGCGCATGTCATCAGTTTCGCTGTCCTGGGTATCTACTGGGTGGGGCACCACAATATGTTCCTGCATATCAGGCGCCACGACCGCTGGCTCCTGTGGATGAACATTCTCTTTCTGCTGTTTGTGGCTTCCATGCCGTTTGCGGCCGCCCTGATCATTCATTACCCCGACGATCAACTGGCCCTGATCTTCTATGCCCTGATGCTGATCGGCGCTGGCCTGGCCCTCAACCTGACCTGGCGTTACGCCACGAAGCAGCGGCGGTTGGTGCCAGCGGAGTTGGATGCCGACTTGATTGCGTTTGTCAACCGGCGCCAACTGATGGCGCCCATGGTCTACGTGATCGCTGTCTTGGTTTCGTTTCTGAACCTGAACGTAGCCAAATTGTTGTTCATTCTGGTTCCCCTATTGTACATCGTGCCCAGCCCGTTGGATCAGTTTCATCACAAACAACTGGCTGATACTGAATAG
- a CDS encoding ester cyclase: protein MSDAVSIGRRFFEELLGKGDASVADEILADNIVMYHPSSPTPITPRAAVQGFLGAFRAGFPDMHMVVEDAFGSGDKAAVRWHMQGTHTENLFGIPPTGKAVSVKGISVVRVADGKIVEDWVSEDTMGLMQQLGIVPTMG, encoded by the coding sequence ATGTCAGACGCCGTTTCGATTGGTCGCCGTTTCTTTGAGGAGTTGCTCGGCAAGGGCGATGCCAGTGTCGCCGATGAAATTCTTGCTGACAACATCGTGATGTATCACCCCAGCAGCCCGACGCCGATCACGCCGCGGGCAGCCGTGCAGGGTTTCCTGGGCGCGTTCCGTGCCGGATTCCCCGACATGCACATGGTCGTCGAGGACGCGTTTGGCTCCGGTGACAAGGCCGCGGTGCGCTGGCACATGCAGGGCACGCACACCGAGAACCTGTTTGGCATTCCGCCCACAGGCAAGGCCGTCAGCGTCAAGGGCATCAGCGTGGTGCGTGTAGCCGACGGCAAAATTGTTGAGGACTGGGTGAGCGAGGACACGATGGGCTTGATGCAGCAATTGGGCATCGTCCCGACGATGGGTTAA
- a CDS encoding xanthine dehydrogenase family protein subunit M, with protein sequence MIPASFDYAAPSSLEEAITLLQAHPGARILAGGHDLLTQMKLHRLAPPLLIDLREVRGLRGITTLSNPDFLQIGAMTTCTEIALHPEIRTHAAALAEAADSIGDVQVRNASTIGGNLAFGDPAADLPAALLALEASILTQGAHGPRHIPADQFFIGSFRTALESDEVITSVHIPLPKTGQRSAYEKFKNPANGYPVVGVAVSLLRRDDGTIVSCRLGLTGSEAHPQRLYQAEEALKGQKASAAAFAAALSQGVAGLKGRSDLFASGEYRVHLVTILAERALTRAQAG encoded by the coding sequence ATGATTCCAGCTTCTTTTGATTACGCAGCTCCCAGCAGCCTGGAGGAGGCCATCACCTTACTGCAGGCGCACCCGGGAGCCAGAATTCTGGCCGGTGGGCATGATTTGCTGACGCAGATGAAATTGCACCGCCTGGCGCCGCCGCTGCTCATTGACCTGCGGGAGGTTCGTGGCTTGCGCGGCATCACCACCCTGAGCAACCCCGACTTTCTGCAGATTGGGGCCATGACCACCTGCACCGAAATAGCCCTGCATCCTGAGATCCGGACGCACGCCGCGGCCCTGGCCGAAGCGGCGGACAGTATCGGCGATGTGCAGGTGCGCAACGCCTCGACCATCGGCGGCAACCTGGCTTTTGGTGACCCAGCCGCCGATCTGCCGGCCGCGCTGCTGGCGCTCGAGGCGTCCATCCTGACCCAGGGTGCGCATGGGCCACGCCACATCCCGGCCGATCAGTTCTTCATCGGTTCGTTCCGGACGGCTCTCGAAAGCGATGAAGTGATCACGTCGGTGCATATTCCGCTGCCGAAAACCGGGCAGCGCAGCGCGTACGAGAAATTCAAGAACCCGGCCAACGGCTATCCGGTCGTGGGAGTTGCCGTCAGCCTGCTGCGCCGAGACGACGGCACGATTGTCAGTTGCCGGTTGGGCCTCACCGGCAGCGAGGCGCATCCCCAGCGCCTGTATCAAGCCGAAGAAGCGCTCAAGGGCCAAAAGGCCAGCGCGGCGGCGTTCGCGGCCGCGCTGAGCCAGGGCGTGGCCGGTTTGAAGGGTCGCAGTGACCTGTTCGCATCGGGTGAGTATCGCGTTCACCTGGTCACAATCCTCGCCGAGCGGGCGCTGACACGTGCCCAGGCCGGTTGA
- a CDS encoding DJ-1/PfpI family protein: MRLQGKKIGVLIEGDFYEKEIFYYEHRFPEEGVELHFLSRLWGQPSLTFLGHEYRAPFVCFESFENMSDEELRSYSAIIVPSGMVSDRLRYTDDVTKLPPATAFIQRAFAEKDVLKGIICHGMWLLALVPELVRGRPVVVHNNLVGDARNMGAIYTDQDVVVDGDLVTGRTGGHCHQFARQIIDLLAER, from the coding sequence ATGCGATTACAGGGCAAGAAAATCGGCGTCTTGATCGAAGGCGACTTTTACGAGAAGGAAATCTTTTACTACGAGCATCGTTTTCCCGAAGAAGGCGTAGAGCTTCATTTTCTCAGCCGCTTGTGGGGCCAACCGTCGCTCACCTTCCTCGGTCACGAGTACAGAGCGCCCTTTGTCTGCTTCGAGAGCTTCGAGAATATGAGCGACGAGGAATTGCGCAGTTACAGCGCCATCATCGTGCCGTCCGGCATGGTGTCGGACCGCCTGCGCTACACGGATGACGTCACGAAACTGCCTCCGGCGACAGCCTTCATCCAGCGCGCCTTTGCTGAAAAGGACGTTCTCAAGGGCATCATCTGTCATGGCATGTGGTTGCTGGCGCTGGTGCCGGAGTTGGTGCGCGGGCGTCCGGTGGTGGTACACAACAACCTGGTGGGCGATGCGCGCAACATGGGCGCCATCTACACCGACCAGGACGTGGTGGTGGATGGCGATCTGGTGACAGGGCGCACGGGCGGCCATTGCCACCAGTTTGCCCGCCAAATCATTGACCTGCTGGCTGAGCGCTAA
- a CDS encoding FAD-dependent oxidoreductase: protein MATEKYDYIIVGAGASGCVIANRLSANPALKVLILEAGATDTDPGIHALGGFVPLWGGDYDWKFATETQKGMGGRQIIINQGRVIGGGTSINAMMYVRGNRRNYDQWNALGADGWSFDDVLPYYRRIEDYEGGASEYHGVGGPLKIRDCPDPAMRSEAFQVGATELGYDGPNWDNNGARQEDGAGFLQFHVDDQGNRASAATAYLAPAMKRPNLTVQTEAEVTRVLFSGTRASGVEYVRQGQTLQVEAEREVILSAGAFLSPKLLLLSGIGPADHLRELGLKVLVDLPGVGQNLQDHVQLPVVFRSLVNLPQPDLLTGNVLFVRTRPGMDAAPPDLQMNYTPAVPKALAPVMNFGGPASIFLPILIQPYSIGEVRLRSADPLAAPSINPNYLQQDADVQVLVAAVKLAREIINTKAFAGLNGGELVPGPDADLVAFIRAQSSTLWHPAGTCKIGYDARAVVDSALRVYGVQGLRVADASVMPTVTSGNTVAACFLIGEKAADMILNA from the coding sequence ATGGCAACAGAAAAATACGATTATATCATTGTGGGCGCGGGGGCGAGTGGGTGCGTCATTGCCAATCGCTTGAGCGCCAATCCGGCCCTGAAGGTTCTGATTCTGGAAGCAGGCGCCACGGATACCGATCCTGGTATTCATGCATTGGGCGGGTTCGTTCCGCTGTGGGGAGGCGATTACGATTGGAAGTTCGCCACCGAGACGCAGAAGGGCATGGGCGGGCGCCAGATCATCATCAACCAGGGCCGCGTGATCGGCGGCGGCACCTCGATCAACGCCATGATGTATGTGCGGGGCAATCGCCGCAACTACGATCAGTGGAACGCGCTGGGCGCGGATGGCTGGAGTTTCGACGATGTGCTGCCCTACTACAGGCGCATCGAAGACTACGAGGGGGGCGCCTCCGAGTATCACGGCGTGGGCGGTCCGCTCAAGATTCGCGATTGTCCTGACCCCGCGATGCGCTCGGAGGCCTTCCAGGTCGGTGCGACCGAACTGGGCTACGATGGCCCCAACTGGGACAACAACGGCGCCCGCCAGGAAGATGGCGCGGGTTTCCTGCAGTTCCATGTGGATGACCAGGGCAATCGTGCCAGCGCGGCCACCGCGTACCTGGCCCCAGCCATGAAGCGGCCCAACCTGACCGTGCAGACCGAAGCCGAAGTGACGCGTGTCCTCTTCAGCGGCACGCGCGCCAGCGGCGTGGAATACGTGCGCCAGGGCCAGACGCTGCAGGTGGAAGCCGAGCGCGAGGTCATTCTGAGCGCAGGCGCTTTCCTGTCGCCCAAGCTGCTGCTGCTCTCTGGCATTGGCCCGGCCGACCATCTGCGGGAGCTTGGCCTGAAGGTGCTGGTTGATTTGCCCGGTGTGGGGCAGAATTTGCAGGATCACGTGCAACTGCCGGTGGTCTTTCGCTCGCTGGTCAATCTGCCGCAGCCCGACTTGCTAACGGGCAATGTGCTGTTTGTGCGCACCCGGCCGGGGATGGACGCGGCGCCGCCCGATCTGCAGATGAACTACACCCCGGCGGTGCCTAAGGCGCTGGCGCCGGTGATGAACTTTGGCGGCCCGGCCAGCATCTTCCTGCCCATCCTGATTCAGCCGTACAGCATCGGTGAGGTGCGACTGCGCTCAGCCGATCCGCTGGCGGCGCCGTCCATCAACCCCAACTATCTGCAGCAGGATGCGGATGTGCAGGTGTTGGTGGCCGCGGTCAAGCTGGCGCGCGAGATCATCAACACGAAGGCTTTTGCCGGGTTGAACGGCGGCGAACTCGTGCCTGGCCCGGACGCTGACCTGGTGGCTTTCATTCGGGCGCAAAGCTCGACCCTGTGGCACCCCGCGGGCACCTGCAAGATCGGCTACGATGCGCGTGCTGTGGTTGACTCTGCGCTGCGCGTCTACGGTGTGCAGGGCCTGCGTGTGGCCGATGCCTCGGTCATGCCCACGGTGACGAGTGGCAACACGGTGGCGGCCTGTTTCCTGATCGGCGAAAAAGCGGCCGACATGATTCTGAACGCCTGA
- a CDS encoding STAS domain-containing protein → MEINVQTEQSIQIIDINGEVDGNTAPQVQTQIMAAAAANPRLLLDMSHVPYMSSAGLRMLLATYRNVVGHGGRVVLVGLVEEIKDTMEMTGFLDFFAHFDTLAEGVAALA, encoded by the coding sequence ATGGAAATAAACGTTCAGACCGAGCAGTCTATCCAAATTATTGATATCAACGGCGAAGTGGACGGCAACACGGCCCCCCAGGTGCAGACGCAGATCATGGCGGCGGCCGCAGCGAACCCGCGCCTACTGCTGGATATGAGCCACGTGCCCTACATGTCGAGCGCCGGTTTGCGCATGCTGCTGGCCACCTACCGCAACGTGGTAGGTCATGGCGGTCGCGTTGTGTTGGTGGGCCTGGTGGAAGAAATCAAGGACACGATGGAAATGACTGGCTTCCTCGACTTCTTTGCCCATTTCGATACATTGGCCGAAGGCGTCGCTGCCCTGGCGTAG
- a CDS encoding VOC family protein encodes MFHHMAIACQDMAAIERFYSRYFGFARGRVIALGDTQIIFLRAGNAYLELFQAKEDSPLPPNEKDGPWFPTWRHIAFQVASVDAKLAELGEAARITLGPFDFDAFIPGWRTVWVADPEGNIVEITQGYADEENPPPFPG; translated from the coding sequence ATGTTTCATCATATGGCTATTGCCTGCCAGGACATGGCCGCCATTGAACGCTTCTACAGCCGCTACTTCGGCTTTGCGCGTGGGCGCGTCATTGCCCTCGGTGACACGCAGATCATCTTCTTGCGGGCCGGCAACGCCTATTTGGAGTTGTTCCAGGCCAAAGAAGATTCACCGCTACCGCCCAACGAGAAGGACGGGCCCTGGTTTCCAACCTGGCGCCACATCGCGTTCCAGGTGGCGAGCGTGGATGCCAAGCTGGCCGAACTGGGCGAGGCCGCCAGGATTACGTTGGGGCCGTTCGATTTTGACGCTTTCATTCCGGGCTGGCGCACCGTGTGGGTCGCGGACCCGGAAGGCAACATCGTGGAGATTACCCAGGGCTACGCGGACGAAGAAAACCCGCCGCCCTTCCCCGGTTAG
- a CDS encoding nuclear transport factor 2 family protein has protein sequence MKNVPDTALGRMYREHIQLILDKNIDALLAQYTDDCLLISSFMKTPLYYRGQEQLREHMQGILGIEGLETDIAFWAETENPQTLMIVEAIQMTAGGQKAEMRFADSWVLREGKIMIHFAGMTQYPDGSVA, from the coding sequence ATGAAGAACGTGCCGGACACCGCCCTGGGCCGCATGTATCGTGAGCATATTCAACTGATCCTGGACAAGAACATTGACGCCTTGCTCGCTCAGTACACCGATGACTGCCTGCTCATCAGCAGCTTCATGAAAACACCGCTCTACTACCGCGGCCAAGAGCAGTTGCGTGAGCACATGCAGGGGATTCTGGGCATCGAGGGCCTGGAGACCGACATCGCGTTCTGGGCCGAGACCGAAAACCCGCAAACGTTGATGATCGTCGAAGCGATCCAGATGACCGCCGGCGGCCAGAAGGCCGAAATGCGTTTCGCCGACAGTTGGGTGTTGCGCGAGGGCAAGATCATGATCCATTTTGCCGGCATGACCCAGTATCCAGATGGTTCAGTCGCCTGA